Genomic window (Alligator mississippiensis isolate rAllMis1 chromosome 7, rAllMis1, whole genome shotgun sequence):
GGACACGGCTGTGATGCGGGAGTGGATACAGGGCAAGGACACAACAGCGATCAAgaacagcagggctggagagggaCCCCAGCGCTAGAGAACAGCACGGCTCCAGTCCCAGGGGGTCCCGATGTCACTTCTGACCTTCAACCCCACGGCGCGGGGCGACGAGGCGCGGGTCCGGTGCTGCTTCTGTCACAAGGCCCAGGGGATCCAAGAGGAGCGTGAGCCTGAGCCCATCTGGGTGCAGGCGAAGCCCAGCGCCTAGCACCGTGAGCGCCAGGCAAGGGGCCTGGGCTGAGGTGCAGAAGTGCTGTAAGCAGGAGGCCCCGAGCCTGTTTCTGGGGAACCGCggtgtgaacctttgcagatgtgacagcGATCTTGTCAGCAAGTGAAGGAAGCCATCACGCGCAAGGAAACAAGCACGAGGCCTGAACGGAGATGAGGGAAGACCATACAATAAAACATCCATATAGGCTGTATCGTAGCTTTATCTTCAAGCAGTGATAGCAGTCGTGATTTATGTAACCACCTGTATTAGATGTTACTTCGCTAGCATAGATACATTTTTGTGAAAATGCTTAGCTGatttctaaaaaaaccccagtctATCAGACAGGAACGGGAAGTCAGGTAGCGGAAACAGGACCAGCGATCCACAATGGAGAGGAAAGGAGACAAGAAACCCTCCCTCGCTCCCTGGGATAGAAATCCCACCTAAGCGACACTTTCCCAGTCCACCGCACATCTGGGTCAGTCCGGTGCCAAacgtttcagtgaaacaaagaaatggaGATAAATGCAACCAGGGATCAGTTACTGGAACATGCGGGGAGGGAAATTCGGAGGACTCAGCAACTTGAAGAAGACCTGGTGCCAGTCTGTGGGTGTCTCCTGCCCGCTCTCAAGCCCCCGCAGCCAGGACAGGGGCGAACCCGCGTGTGCTGTCGGGCAGGCGGGCTGATTTTGGGATAAATATTTGTTCTCATGTTTTCAGCGGCAAGCAAATGAAAGGTCAGGCTGCAGACCCGTTTCTGCCTCTTTGATCAGTACCTGCCCACAAGGTGAGCCGAGATCTGGGTAACACCTTCCGCCCAGGGTTTAGACACCATCACTGCCTGGCCCTTTGCTCGGGACAGCTGGTAAGTAGCTCGCCCTCACCAGGCCGGGGTACTGCCATGCCCTGCTTGCAGCTGGCCCCACCACAGCCTGCGGGTCCCAGGCAGGTCACCCCAAGAACACTCCCCTCCAAATGGGGCAGAAACCTGGGGCAGGTACCCGTAGTGCGAGACCCAGCAGGAGGAGGAACGGGGCAGACCCTGCGGCCCCGAAGGGAAGAGCTGCCTGACTGGGTCACCCTGTCCGTCCAGCTGAGTGCCCAACACTGGTGGTCACCGTGCGGCgcgggctgcagcccccagagcgGGGCTCCAAAAGGACGGCAATGCTGGGAACCCATCCAGCCCCGCGCAGCTCACTGCAGGCTGCGAGAATGAAGACCTCGCCAGGATCAGTGCTCGCTCTACAGTACTTTTGTCACCAGCCCGTACCCAGCGCGCGGGAGCCCTAGCCCTGAGCCCCAGGCCCATGGCCGGCATGGCCTGAAGGCACCAGGTTTCAGCAGACAGCCACGCTCAGCCCCTTACATCACCCAGCTGCtcccacagagcagggctggaccggACTACCCCACACGTACACAGCACCGACGCCACCGAGCTCCAAACCAGACGCCAGAGCCACCAACCCCCCAGGGGCACTGGGCACTGCCATCCCCCAAAGACCCCTCCTGCGCCCCCAACAGCTGCCCCCCCAGAGCCATCAGTGGTCCCAGCCCCAAGACGCAGCAATAGGCGCGACAGCCCTCACCCGCCCCTGGCATAGCATCGCCTCTGCACCCTCCTACCTTCCCCGTCGTGGTCATGCTCGCCACGCAGGCGATGCGCaggcctggcccccagccccacggcTGCAGACGGGGTCTCCTGCCTGCTGGAGGACCGGGGTCCCGCGGAGCAGGAGGACCAGCCAGGATCAGCCCGGGTCCCTCCCGGGCTCAACGCAGCCTGGCTGGTGGCTCCGGGGCGGAGGGGCTGCTCTCACCCCCCAAGCCCAGCCCGGCCTGGACTGCCCTGTACCCCGTCCCTCTCTGACCCTtgaccccccaccctgccctcacccctgtgCCTTCACAGCCCCCATATTCCCCTCAGACCCCTGCAGCCCAAACCCCACACCTCAAGCCTATTTGTCCTCTCAGACCCCCGCACCCTAAACCTGCTGCCCCTCAGCCCCTGTATGCTAAGCCTCACAATCCCCTTCAGCCCCATACCCCAAACCCACCACCTTCCTCAGACCCCCGGTACCCCAAAACCTGCTGTCCCCTCAGACCCCACACCCCAGGCCCCCCTGCGCCCCAACCCCTCTGTCCCCTCAGCCCCCCATGTCGCCTGCTGCCCCCTCAGAGCCCCACACCCGAACTCCCCCGCGCACGAACCCCCCTTAAAAACCCCCAGGTGTTACCTGCCATTTCGGGGGGGGTGCACGGTAACAGCTGTAATGCCCCCCCTGCGCTCTGACCCCCCATGGGGAAGGGCAATTTGGATGGGTCCTGTGGggctgtgaggggagggggctctgaGGAGTGGGGGGCATTTGGGGGGCCATGAGAGGAGGGGGCAGTTGGGAGGCAACCCTGAGGGGCAGAAGGCAGTTTGGGGGGGGACTGTGATGGGAGGAAGGTCGGAGAGGGACAATTtcgggggggctgtgggggaaggcaggctctAGGGGTAGCTGTGGGAGCTGTGAGGAGTGGGGGACCCTGGGGCAGATTTGCGGGGGCTGGAgggatggggtccctaaggagcagaaggggtgggggggggctgagaAAAGGGGGTCCTGAGGCAGGGGAGTGGTTTGGGGGCTGAGACGAGGGGcaatgctgggggctgggcaggagggggaTGCTGCAAGGCGTGGGGCAGTTGGGCACagaagaggggaagggcaggttTTGGGGGTGCCCGGGCAGCTGCTAGGGCCaggatggggctggtgggggcgATGTGAGGGGCGACAGGGAGAGCAGTACTCGTTGCCCTTGGGGCGTTActtatgcccccctgccccccccgaaGGACAGACAGCCAggcttggggggaggagggggcagccggGGCGGGGTCCAGGGCCCCATTGTGTCTCAGGGGTTCTGGGTCCCCCAGACAGACACCTGgggtccggggggggggcaccagaccggcatgtggcaggggccactGAGGGGAGCTGCCGGGTGCCCAGGCCTGATGGGATTCTGAGGGACCCCAGAAAGCCATGGGGACCACAAGGAGAACTGCCCCCCACTAGTGGGGTGGGTTCAACCCTCGTGCCTTCAGGGTCCCCCCCATTTCACCCTTCCTGCACCCAGGGGTGGATGTTAACCCCTTCCTTGCTCAGCAGGGCACTCCAGTGCatgccccccagggcagggggaacaaGGGCACGTGGGAGTCTGGGGGGTGCCAACATTGGTCCTGCTCTGCACCTGGAGGGATGGCATAGATTTACACTGGACCAGCTGGATCTAAACTGGTGTGAACTGGGGGCAGGGTGCCAGGTCAGAGGTCACAGGGGTACAGCCAGGTACCCCAGAGGTGGGCgcatgtcccctccccagctccgGCAGCTGCCCCTGGCGCTGGCCAGGCCTGTCCTGCAGTAACCCGGCCCGTGGGGCGGATCCTGCCCAAGAAGGAAGTGCTGTGGGGGGTGTATCCACCCGAGGGTAAAGGGCGCTGCAGGGAGGGACTGTCCCAAGGCAAGCGGCTGTGCAGAGGAGCGGCTGCAGGGACCCATCCCCAGACCAggagggccagctgcagccgggaccCCCAGCCATGTCAGACCCAGCCCCCAgctaccccccaccccgcctggaCTACACGAAGGCGCTGGCAGAGGGCGTAGGGGTCTTCCGGCGGTTCCCGCTGGTGCCCGTGGCGGGGATCCCACTGATGGAGCCCATCGCCCAGCAGTGGGGGCCCATCGCCACCTTCCGCGCCCGCCCCGACGACCTCCTCATCGCCACCTACCCCAAGTCCGGTCAGTGGGCAGGACAAGGGGCTGGGGGCGTTCCTGGCTCTGCGGCCCCAGCAGGCTGCTTTGCAGGACAGGAGGAGGGGGCACgggggcctgcccctgcccctgacccccCCTCCCACAGGAACGACGTGGATGCAGGAGATCGTGGACCTGGTGCTGTGCGGGGCGGATGAGGCCTGGGCCCAGCGCGCCCCCACCCACGTGCGCAGCCCCTTCCTCGAGATCTGCTCTCCCCCGCCCATCCCCTCCGGTGCGTGACACccccgctgccccagcccctctgaccaGCCGGCCTCCCCGCGTGCACCCGGACAGCCCCTCCCGCGCCCCCCAGCGCAGgacctcacccccagccctgtgcccccaggggtgcagcagctggagcagacgCCCCCGCCCCGCGTGATCAAGACCCACTTGCCCGTCCAGCTGGTGCCCGAGTCCTTCTGGGACAACGACTGCAAGGTAAAGGGGGGTCCGGTCCCTCAGCCCCTCGCCCCCGGCCGTGCCCTCGCCCCGCAGCCCCCACGCCTCCTGTCCCGCAGGTCATCTACGTGGCCCGTAACCCGAAGGACACCGTCGTCTCGTACTACTTCTTCGACCAGATGAACAAGACGCAGCCCGAGCCGGGGCCCTGGCCCGCCTACCTCCAGCGGTTCATGCGCGGAGAACGTGAGTGCCCTCCGGCCCCGTTACAGCGGCAGGGCAGCGCGGCCCCCCCGTGCCGCCCGCGCCTGGCCCTGCGCCCGACCCGAGCGCGGGAACCGCAAAGGAGGCTGGGTGACGCCAAGCCCAGGCGGAGCGCACAAGGGGTTCTGGGTAACACGAAGCCGATGTGAAAGTGCAAAGGCTTCTGGGTAACGCCCTTCTCTTACCCCTCCGCCACAGTGGCCTGGGGGTCGTGGTACGACCACGTCTGCGGGTACTGGGCGGCGCGGGAGCAGCGCCGGATCCTCTACGTCTTCTACGAGGACATGAAGGAGGTGAGGGCGGCGGGCGTGCCGGCGCCAGGCCCAAACCCCTAAGGCTGGGGTGTCTTGCACAGGCGGGTGGGCAATGGCGCGCCGGCAGCGGTGGGGACCgcgagcggggcggggcggtttGCAGCGGCGGGGCTGATGCCCGCTCCCCGCAGGACCCCGGGCGGGAGGTGCAGAAGGTGGCGTCGTTCCTGGGGGCGGCGCTGTCGTCCGAGGTGCTGGCCCGCGTGATCCAGCTGTCCTCCTTCGCGGCCATGCGGGACAACCCCATGGCCAACTACAGCAGcgtgccccacaccctgctcgacCCGGCCATCAGCCCCTTCCTGCGCCGCGGTGAGTCGTGCCGTGCAGCGCCGCGCCGCACCGCGCCGCGCcgccaggggaggcaggcactGAGTAATCGGCTGGAGGGGGATGCCGAGGATGGTGGGCAATGGGCCGGAGGGGGCAAGTGACGGCGGTAATTGGCCCATGGAGAAGCATGGCACTGTGGGTAGCtgacgggggcgggggggggggtgttgcttcAGGCTGGCCAAAGTGGTTCTCCCCAATGCAAGGGATCCTGGGTAATGCCCCccgtggggtggggaaggggatcgTGATCCCCACCAGTCACCTGCAATAATGCCACCCCCCCTTAACAAAGGATTCTGGGTAATtgcacccccagcttctacccCTGCGCCATCCCCTGCTGGAGCCTCAGCAGAGGATTCTGGGTAACAGCAATGCCCCACGAAGGGGGCATCTGTGTCCCCTGCCGTGACCCCCTGGTTCTCTGCCCCCCAGGAGAGGTCGGCGACTGGAAGAATCACTTCACGGTGGCGCAGAACGAGGCCTTTGACGCCCACTACCAAAACCGCATGGCCGGGCCCGGCGTTCCCCACTTCCGCAGCCAGGTCTGAGCCCCTGGGACCCTGCCCCCAATAAACACCTCTGCCGACACACAGCCTCTGCGCCCTGCACCAGGGCGGGGAGAGGGCAGACAGCGCGGCCCGGCGCCCAGGACTCCCGCACAAGTCGCCCCGCTTCgctggggtgtggggagcccAAACTGGGGAACCCAGGGGTCTGGGAGATCCTCACCACAAACCCAGGTGTCTGCGAGACACCCAGAGACCCCGGGTGTCCGGGAGTCCATCCAGCCCCCCAGTGGATACATGTTCACCCCCGTGGCGATCAGTTCCCCCAAATCCCCCGCCCTATAGCCCAGAGCAGAAAGACCCGGGGCAGCAGCGCGGACACACGGGGCATTTATTCTGTGGGAACTGGAGCCGCCGCCACAGGGGCttgaagggggggtggggagtagagCCGTGGGAAGCACCTTGGACGCCGGGGTcccaccttctcccccccaccacaaaggTTTTTGGGTAGAGCAAAGGACTCTGGGAAATTCTCAGGCTTCTACGTCAGCAAAGTGGCGTCacgaggtggggcaggggggcaataaATTAACGCCGGGGTGACggggtcctgggggcaggggccctTGTAGCCTCCTGCAACAGAGATACAGGAGAGAAGGGGTTAATAGTGTGCGTGGGGGATAGGGGCATGGGGCACCGAAGGAGGTGCATGGTTTCAGGGGCGATGGTTACTGGGGGCAGTTCTGGGGTGCAGGACATTTGGtgccccccagtcccagccttgTGGGGCCGGAGGCAGGAACAAGGTGCAGGGTTTCAGCGTGCAGTGGCTCCTAGGGGCAGTTTTGGGGTACAGGGAGTTTGGGGTCCCCTGGACTCGGTGCTGCAGGTCCCGCcacagggaggggaagcagggttCGGGGCCCGGGGTGCCCTGTTCTTGGGGTTCACCTGGTCTCAGCGCTGCAGGTTCTCGTAGTCGGGCCCATCCTCCTCGCTCTCACGGTCGCTGGAGCCTGCAGGAGCCAGACCCGGGGCCGTgagacagggctgggagcccccaACAGCCCCTCAACTGTGAGGCAAGGCCCAGGGGATCTCATAGCGCCCTCCCCATCATGGGACAGGAGCTAGGGGGTCTCCCAGGCACCCAGGTTCTCCCAGTGCTGGGGGCGCGGGGGCATCACTCACCGTATTGGGGTTCGGGGGCCCCCGGCTCAGGCATATTCACGTACTCCAGGCTGTcagctgctgggggggcacaggggtgagaagggggctggggggcagcccccccaggacagacagacacaaacaCCCCAGGACAGACTTACCCAGAGACTCCCGCATCTGTGGCTCtggcggggttggggggggctccGGGAAGTTCTCATAGTCCTCACCTGccattgctgggggggggggggggtcgaaAGATTGGGGGGTCACTCATaagagagggaggcaggcaggatctAGGTGTCTAGGGGTCCCGCATGGTgagcccaggcatccaggggTGTGACATCACTCACCAGAGCAGCTGTTGTCCTGGGGGGCCGAGGCCGGGGCTGGGGGCTCAGCCAGGGGGGGCCCTGCAGCGCCATCTGGGAGCACCacgctgcaggggagggaagcagggtgagaCTGGGGGGCCTTGGGGCACAGCCCCTCTtagctgtgccccccacccctgtgtctGGGAACCCCCCAGCCCAGTCAGGctgtctgccccctgccatgATCCCTCAAACTACCCCTCATGCCCCCGCCGCCCCTAAAGATGACCCCTGACCCCACCAtagacccccagccctgccctccccaaccaGCACCAGCCTTCCCAGAGGTCAGACTCCCCCCAAAACACCCTGCGTCTCCCAGCCCTTAGCCGTGACTTTTGTGCCCCTGCTATAACCCCATGACCCGTGACCCTACACATAGCCGGGAGTGTCATTGTTGTAGTCGTTGTCGTCGTCCTCCATGTCGGCAGCCACGTGTGGAGGGTGCTCTGCAGCAGGAGGATGGGGGTAAGCAGGGGcacgccaccccccccccccagccctgccccctgcccccagactcACCCTCATTCTCGTAGCTGGGCACACTGTctggaggggagcagaggcaggcggTCAGGGGTGCCCACATCCGCCTCTCTGCTCCTTCATCCCAGGGTGAACCCAGTTGTGCCGCCACCCCGCCACATTCGTCTGTCCCACCCCGTACCGCGGGGCAACTCCAATTATCCCCCTACCCGCCTGTCTGCTCCTCCATCCCAGGGTGAGCCCAGTTGTGCCCCTGCCCACGTCCATCTGTCCAGCCCTCAACCCCAGGGCAGCTCCAGTTACCTGCCTCCCCGTGTCCATCTATCCGGCCCCTTCCCCTGGGGTTAGCTCCCATCCCTGCACCCTGTCCGCCTCTCTGGCCCAGGTGACCCAGTGGGGGGGAGCGGCACTCACCATTGTCGGGTTCAGGTCGGGCCACTGACGCCGTGCGGCTTGGAGGGGCCTGAGGCGAGcgcctggggggcaggaggggccggTGATGCACAGAGCACAGGGCCCCCAAAGGCCACAgcacccccgccccagcctggGGACCCTCGAGGGGTCAACCCCCGAagcaggagggaggtgggcagcccCGTGGAGGGCCCGctggcaggttgggggggggcggCACTCAAGGCCACTTACGGGATGGAGAGGAACTGCTCCGTGGGGGTGACGGGCTGCTGGCGGATCTGGTTGCGGggggcacctggggggggggcaaggggtgaGGAGAGGtgtctggggagtggggggggggagcaggggctgagcgTTACTCACAGCTGCTGCGGCTCAGCAGGATGAAGCTGTTCTGGGGggcgcagggggctgggggcctgcagggagggggagacacCGTAAGACCCCCCCCAgtacagccccccacccccctaaacCTGCACAGTCAGATGTGGACAGACAGACTCACTTGTACTCGTAGTCACCAATGGCCTCTGgacctgaggggaggggaaattggGGGTGGCGTTCAGGGCAGCCTGGGGGCCCCTCCACCCAGCCTCAGAGAAGGAGAGCCCGCACACCTGGGTCCTCTGCCTAGCACAATGGATGCCGGGGTTCTGCGCCCAGCTCGGGGTGGGAGCCGCGGGGGGGTCAGGCACTCACCACGTGGGGACCGCCGCGGACAGTGGGCGCAGAGCAGGGCAGCCACAGGGGGCAGCAGCGCCAGGACCCCGAGCGCCAGCAACGCCGGCTCCATCCTCCTGCACGGTGGGGACCAGGTGTCAGGGACCCCCTGCCGCacccggacacctgggctctccATGTGCAACCGGGGATCCAGTGCCATACAGCGGGGGCGGGGGAGCctggggcccacccagccctgagAGCGCGGGGCTCGGACGCGTGGGTTCCCCACGCTCCGGGAAGGGGAGTAGGGTCCAGGGGCTTAGAGCAGAAGAGCCGGGCCGCCTGGGGTCTCTacctgctccaggaaggggatcaGGGTCCGAGGG
Coding sequences:
- the LOC102570148 gene encoding sulfotransferase 1B1 → MSDPAPSYPPPRLDYTKALAEGVGVFRRFPLVPVAGIPLMEPIAQQWGPIATFRARPDDLLIATYPKSGTTWMQEIVDLVLCGADEAWAQRAPTHVRSPFLEICSPPPIPSGVQQLEQTPPPRVIKTHLPVQLVPESFWDNDCKVIYVARNPKDTVVSYYFFDQMNKTQPEPGPWPAYLQRFMRGELAWGSWYDHVCGYWAAREQRRILYVFYEDMKEDPGREVQKVASFLGAALSSEVLARVIQLSSFAAMRDNPMANYSSVPHTLLDPAISPFLRRGEVGDWKNHFTVAQNEAFDAHYQNRMAGPGVPHFRSQV
- the LAT gene encoding linker for activation of T-cells family member 1 isoform X2; the protein is MEPALLALGVLALLPPVAALLCAHCPRRSPRGPEAIGDYEYKPPAPCAPQNSFILLSRSSCAPRNQIRQQPVTPTEQFLSIPRSPQAPPSRTASVARPEPDNDSVPSYENEEHPPHVAADMEDDDNDYNNDTPGYVVVLPDGAAGPPLAEPPAPASAPQDNSCSAMAGEDYENFPEPPPTPPEPQMRESLADSLEYVNMPEPGAPEPQYGSSDRESEEDGPDYENLQR
- the LAT gene encoding linker for activation of T-cells family member 1 isoform X1 — protein: MEPALLALGVLALLPPVAALLCAHCPRRSPRGPEAIGDYEYKPPAPCAPQNSFILLSRSSCAPRNQIRQQPVTPTEQFLSIPRSPQAPPSRTASVARPEPDNDSVPSYENEEHPPHVAADMEDDDNDYNNDTPGYVVVLPDGAAGPPLAEPPAPASAPQDNSCSAMAGEDYENFPEPPPTPPEPQMRESLAADSLEYVNMPEPGAPEPQYGSSDRESEEDGPDYENLQR